A single genomic interval of Stieleria maiorica harbors:
- a CDS encoding RNA polymerase sigma factor, translated as MYVSSRSRLASIATSWTLIQRAHAGEDTRASNARFGIIDQYGGAAWKYLLGVARDETLAEDLFQEFVLRILRGDLCRVTPQKGRFRDYIKSVLINLVRDHYRQHERLAVSLGEERTAAAPTCDEPADAFDSSWREALLRDTWQELKRCHPALFAVLHLHVDRVDEPASAKARRLGETLGQTFTANRFRVTLHRAREKFSAILQDKVAATLEDPSEACLRHELKHLRLLRYCRRADSPAP; from the coding sequence ATGTATGTCTCCTCACGTTCGCGTTTGGCGTCTATTGCGACCAGCTGGACTCTGATCCAACGCGCCCACGCGGGCGAGGACACGCGGGCATCGAATGCTCGATTCGGAATCATCGATCAGTACGGTGGTGCGGCGTGGAAGTATTTGCTGGGGGTCGCGCGCGACGAAACGCTCGCAGAGGACTTGTTCCAGGAGTTTGTGTTACGCATCCTGCGTGGCGATTTGTGCCGGGTGACCCCCCAAAAAGGTCGATTCCGCGACTACATCAAGTCGGTCCTGATCAATCTGGTTCGCGACCACTATCGCCAACACGAACGTCTGGCCGTCTCGCTCGGCGAAGAACGGACCGCCGCAGCGCCGACCTGCGACGAGCCCGCGGACGCGTTTGATTCCAGTTGGCGTGAAGCACTGCTGCGTGACACGTGGCAGGAGTTGAAACGCTGCCACCCGGCGCTGTTTGCCGTGCTCCATCTGCACGTCGATCGCGTCGATGAACCGGCCAGTGCGAAAGCGAGGCGGTTGGGGGAAACGCTCGGTCAGACATTCACTGCGAATCGGTTCCGCGTCACCTTGCACCGCGCCCGCGAGAAGTTTTCAGCCATCCTGCAAGACAAGGTGGCTGCGACGCTGGAAGATCCGAGTGAAGCATGCTTGCGACATGAGCTCAAACACCTGCGGCTGTTGCGATATTGCCGACGGGCCGATTCACCAGCCCCGTGA